The genomic interval GGCGTCTATCTGGGCCAGGATCTCTTCGGCGGTGAGATCGCCCCGGTAGTCGCCGCCCGCGTCGCACATCGGGCACGCTATCGGGCAGCCGAACTGCGATGAGACTATCACCACCCACTTGTAATTCGGGTCCTCCTCAGGGTCGCGCGCGTCCACGAACTCGGCGAGCAGCCTCTCGTCGCCGCGGAATCGCGCCACGAACACCTCCGCAAGACTCGGGTCACCTTGTATTGAGATTATCTCCATCGATCCTCTTTTTGAGATATTCCGCCGCCGCCAGTGCCGCGGCCGTTCCATCTCCCGCCGCCATCGAGATATGGCATTGCCTGCCGTGCCTCAGATCTCCTGCGAGAAAGAGCCCGGGAGCGCCCCTGGTGAGCGAGCGGTCCATGAAATCCACCATCGGCTCCTTGCCGATGCAGCTCACTATGATGTCCGCGTCCAGCTCTTTTTGGGCGGTGCCTTCGCGCAGCCGGACCGCGGCGCCGTAGCTGTCCTCTGAGAGCGAGATCACCTCATGGCCCAAGATCAGCGAGACGTTGGCCTCCACCGCCCGTTCCAGCAGCGATCGCGTGCATCCGGGCGCATTGCCTCGCATTACGATCGTCACCGAGCGCGCGGAGGCGGAGAAGCCCATCGCCATGTCGAAGGCCACGTCGTTTCCTCCGATTATGACCACCCTTTTGTCGGAGAACGCGAGCGTGGCCGGATCGACGTAGGTGAAGAGCCTGCGGCCGGTGAGCTCGCGCTCGCCCGGTACGCCGAGCCTTTTCGGGGCGAGCCCCACCGCGACGATGGCGGTGCGACCCCGCACTTCGCGGTCCTCTATATTCGCGACGAAGAGCCCGTCCTCTTTGCCGAGGCGAGTGACGCGCTCGAGCACTATCCTTATCCCCCTGGCGCCGACGTGATCGAGCCATCTTCGCATCAGCTCCCTGCCTGGGATGCCCCCGGGATATCCAGGGAAGTTCTCGACCAGGTTAGCGGCCAGCGCCTGGCCGCCAGGCCTCGCGGCTTCGTAGACCTCCGCCTTGAGCCCCTGTCTGGCCGCCTCCAGCGCGGCGGCGAGCCCCGCCGGTCCTGCGCCCACGATGATGCAGTCGATGGCGTTTTTTGATCCGGTCACGAGTCCCTCCTCATCATCGAGAGTATTTCGCGCGTGGTGACGATGTGCGCGAAGCCGTACCCCAGGTTCGTGAGCGAGGCGTTCTGAAATTTCGCGCTGCCTGCGGCGCACGCGTCCTTCACTATCGTGGGCTCAAAGTCCTTCATGAACGCGTGGCGCGCGGTGGTCTCCACGCAGAGATTGGTCATGACCCCGCATATCACGAGCGACTCGACCCGCCTC from bacterium carries:
- a CDS encoding FAD-dependent oxidoreductase gives rise to the protein MTGSKNAIDCIIVGAGPAGLAAALEAARQGLKAEVYEAARPGGQALAANLVENFPGYPGGIPGRELMRRWLDHVGARGIRIVLERVTRLGKEDGLFVANIEDREVRGRTAIVAVGLAPKRLGVPGERELTGRRLFTYVDPATLAFSDKRVVIIGGNDVAFDMAMGFSASARSVTIVMRGNAPGCTRSLLERAVEANVSLILGHEVISLSEDSYGAAVRLREGTAQKELDADIIVSCIGKEPMVDFMDRSLTRGAPGLFLAGDLRHGRQCHISMAAGDGTAAALAAAEYLKKRIDGDNLNTR
- a CDS encoding isochorismatase family protein; its protein translation is RRVESLVICGVMTNLCVETTARHAFMKDFEPTIVKDACAAGSAKFQNASLTNLGYGFAHIVTTREILSMMRRDS